In bacterium, the genomic stretch CGAGGGGCACCAGGTCGCCGACGGCCATGTTGAAGGCGCCGCAACAGACCTGCCGCAATTCGCCGTCGCCGGCGTCCACGTCGACGAGTTGGATGCGGTCGGCGTCGGGGTGTGGTCGCAGCCCGGCGACCCGGGCCACGACGACGCCAGCCGGCGCGGCGGCGAAGGTCACCATGTCCTCCACCGCCAGGCCCAGGTCGGAGAGGTCCTCAGCGACGCTCTCCGGCGGACCCTCGACGGGCGTGAACTCGCGCAGCCAGGACAGCAGGACCTTCATCAGAACTGCTCCAGGAATCGGGTGTGGCTGGGTCCAGAGATCCCGGAGGTCGTCGCCGGGTGAGCGCGGAGAGCCGTGGCCGTACTCATCAGAACTGCTCCAGGAATCGCACGTCGTTCGTCCAGAGATCCCGGAGGTCGCCGATGCCGTAGCGGAGCATGGCCAGGCGGTCAATGCCGAAACCGAAGGCGAACCCGCTCCAGCGCTCGGGGTCCACCCCGCAGACCTCGAGCACCGAGGGATGCACCATGCCGCTGCCCCCCAGCTCCAGCCACGTACCGTCGGGGCGCTGCACGTCGAACTCGGCGGAGGGCTCGGTGAACGGGAAGTACGAGGGGCGCAGCCGCGACGTGAAGCCCGGACCGAAGTAGGCGGTGGTGAACGCCTCGATGGCGCCGGCCAGGTCGCCCAGGGTGATGCCGTCGTCGACGACGAGCCCCTCGATCTGGTGGAAGACCGGCATGTGGGTGGCATCAGCGGTGTCCTGGCGGAAGCAGCGGCCCGGCGCCACCACGTAGAGAGGCGGGGGCTGGTTCTCCATGACCCGCACCTGCACGGGCGAGGTGTGGGTGCGCAGCAGGGTGGTGCCCGGCGGGCCGTGGTCGACGTACAGGGTGTCGTACATGTCGCGGGCCGGATGGCCGGGCGGGAAGTTGAGCGCCCCGAAGTTGTGCCACTCGGTCTCGATCTCGGGGCCCTCGGCGACGGTGTAGCCCATGGCGCAGAACACGTCCTCGAGACGCTGCAGCGTCTGGGTGATGACGTGCAGCCGCCCCACCTGCGCGGGTTCGGGCAACTCGGTGAGATCGAGGCGCTCGGCCTCGATGCGGCGGCCGCGCGCGGCGGCCCGCAGCTCCTCCAGGCGGGCGTCGTAGCAGCTCTCGACCTCGGCCAGCGCCTCGCTGAGGGCGCGGCCGGCCACCGGGCGATCCTCCGGCGCCAGGTCGCCCAGCCGGCGGCGCAGGCCTGTCAGCGGCGAACCCCTGCCGAACAGGTCGGGGCGTGCCGCGGTCAGTTCAGCGACGCTGCTCGCGGCCTCAAGGGCGGCGACGGCCTCGGCGGTCAGGGCGCGGGCCTCGGCGGCGAGATCGGTGGTCATCGTTCGGCGGGTGTCCCGCCGACGGTCGGCGCGTCGCGGCGGCGGCGCTGCACCTCGAAGCAGAGCACGGCGGCGGCGGCACCCACGTTCAGCGACTCGGCCACCCCGCCCAGGGGGACGTGCACCCAGGCGTCCATGTGTCCCGCCAGCGAGGCGGGCAGCCCGTGCGACTCGTTGCCCACGACCAGCGCCAGCGGCGGGGTCAGGTCGGCCCGGTCATACGGCAGCCCCCGACCGGCGGCGGCGCCCACAGTGCGCAGTCCTCGCTCCCGGAGATCCTCCAGAGTGGTGACCGGATCCTCCGACAGCGCCGCAGGCAGCCGGAAGATCGATCCGGCCGAGGCTCGCACCGCCTTCGGGCCGTAGGGGTCCGCGGCGTCGCCGGCGAAGATCACGCCGCCCGCTCCGGCGGCCTCGGCACAGCGCAGCAGCGTGCCGGCGTTGCCCGGATCGGCGACCGACACCGCCACCAGCACGAACGAGGCAACCTCCGGGGAGTCTCCCGGTGCGGCCACCGCCGGCCGCTCGACGACCGCCAGCAACGGCTGCGGCGTGACCGAGGCCCCGACTTTGGCGAGCGTGCCCGCCTCGACCTCCACGAGCGTGGCGCCGGCCGCGGCCAACCGGTCTGCCAAGCCCCGCGCCTCCTCGTCGGCTCGGGACGTCTCGATGTAGACCTCGCGGATCCGCAGGCCCGCGGCCGCGGCCTCGGCGCCGAGGGTCGCCCCCTCCACGATGAAGACCCCGTCGGCTCGGCGGGCGGCCGTTGAACGCGCCAGGCGGCGCAGCCCGGCGAGGCGCGGTCGCGCGGAGGTCAAGGACACCACGTCGCCACCCGCCGGCGCAGCGGGGCCGGGTCAGGATCCGCTGGGCAGATCGCTGGTTCGGGCCTCGTCAGCCAGCCGCACGAGCGCGGCGAAGGAATCGGGATCACGAACCGCCATGTCGGCGAGCGCCTTGCGATCCACCTCCACGCCGGCGGTGCGGAGCCCCGCCATGAACGTGCTGTAGGTGGAGCCGTGCCGGCGGCACCCGGCGTTGATCCGCTGGATCCACAGCCGCCGCATCTCGCCCTTGCGCGCCCGCCGGTCACGGAAGGCGTACTGGCCGGAGTGCAGCAGTTGCTCGTTGGCGCCGCGCCAGGTGCGGCTCTTGTTGCCGTAGTACCCCTTGGCGCGCGCCAGGGTGGTCTTGCGCCTCTTGCGGGCCTGGACGGATCGTCTGGCTCTGGCCATCTGCTCTGACCTCCCGGGAAAACCTCAGATACCGAGTTGGCGGCGCACCGACGGCCTGTCGGCGCCGCTCACCGCGCCGTCGCGACGCAGTTGGCGCTTGCGCTTCGGAGCCTTCTTCTCGAGGATGTGGTTCTTGTAGGCGTGACGCCGCACGATCTTTCCGGAGCCGGTCACCTTGAAGCGCTTGGCGGCACCCCGGCGGGTCTTCATCTTGGGCATTGTCGTTCCTCTCCGGGTGAGACGACCGGTGATCGGCCGGACTCTCTCAAGGCTCGGGCAAAGGGAGCCGGATCACAACCCGCGCCGGCGATCGGGCAGGGCTCGGGCCCTGACGGCGCCCGCAGGCGCCGCGTCATTACTTGCGGGTGCGCTTGTCGGGTGCCAGGACCATGACCATGTTGCGCCCGTCCTGGCGGGGCGGAGCCTCGATACGGGCCAGGTCGCCGGTGACTTCGGAGACCTCGTCGAGAATGCGCTGACCCAACTCGGGATGGAGCGTCTCTCGACCGCGGAACATCACGGTGATCTTCACCCGGTTGCCCGCAGTCAGGAAGTCCCGCACCTTGCGGGTCTTCGTCTCGAAGTCGCCGCGCCCGATCTTGGGTCGGTACTTCATCTCCTTGACGACGACCTGCGTGCTCTTCTTGCGCGACTCCCGTGCCCGCTGCGCCGCGTCGTACTTGTACTTCCCGTAGTCCATGATCCGGCAGACGGGCGGTTCGGCCTTGTCGGCCACCTCCACCAGATCCAGCCCGTGCGCCTGCGCGATCGAGAGGGCCTCGGCCAGCGGGCGGATCCCGATCTGGGCTCCGTCGGGACCCACCAGCCGGACCTGCGGCGCCTGGATGTTCTCGTTGACAAGCGGCTCGGAACCAGCCGACGCAGCTATGGCCAATCACTCAGCAATCGTGACTTCCCCTCTCTCGGTCCGCTGTGTCAGCGGCACGACACGTTGGTTCTGCGTGCCGGACCTCTGCGGACCGGCAAGCACCTGTCCGCAGCGCCTGGAGATCCAGGCCGGAACTGCACCAAGACCGAACGGCAACAATCCCGGTTCGGGCTTTACAGGCGGGGCATAGAGTAACAGGAAGCGCAGCAGAATCGAAGAGGACGACCGCGAGGAGGCTGCGATGACACTCTGGACCCCCGGCGGCGAGCACCATGTGCCGAGAGATCCGCAGCCTGAGAGCGCCGGCCCGGCGGGCGACGAAGCGGTTCCCGGAGCGGAGCAAATCAACCTGGAGGACCTGGATCCTGAGGACCGCGAGCGGGCCGAGGAGATCCTGGCCGAACTGGCCGCCGCCCGTGAGCGGCTGGCCGCCGCCCCGCCCGAAGTGGTCGTCGCCAACCACGCCATGGGCCTGTACGAGTTGGGCGCCATCCACCTGACGGCCGAGCCGCCCCGCCCGGCGGCGGCACGCCTGGCGATCGACGCCATGGGAATCCTGGTGGAGGGCCTGGCCGGCCGTCTCGGCGACTCCGAGCCGACGCTCCGCGAGGCGCTGCAGAGCCTCCGCATGGTCTACGTCCAGCAGACCTCGGGCGGCGACACGGAAGCCGGATAGCTGGCAGCGACATCCGTCGCGCTCCTCGAGACCGGTTTCCGGCCTTCGCCGGAATGACACTCGCGCCGGGCGCGCCGCGCCGGAGGCCCGGGCCGGCGGAGGCGCCGGTAGCGTTGGCGGGATGCTGCGCCTTGTGCTGCCGAAGGGATCCCTCGAGGCGGCCACGCTGGACCTGTTCGCCGACGCCGACCTGAACGTGCGGCGCCTTTCGCGGGTGGACTACCGGGCCTCCATCGACGACCCGCGGGTCGATGACGTGCGCATCCTGCGGCCCCAGGAGATCCCCCGGTACCTCAGCGAGGGCATCTTC encodes the following:
- a CDS encoding DUF1844 domain-containing protein, with translation MTLWTPGGEHHVPRDPQPESAGPAGDEAVPGAEQINLEDLDPEDRERAEEILAELAAARERLAAAPPEVVVANHAMGLYELGAIHLTAEPPRPAAARLAIDAMGILVEGLAGRLGDSEPTLREALQSLRMVYVQQTSGGDTEAG
- a CDS encoding RNA methyltransferase, producing the protein MTSARPRLAGLRRLARSTAARRADGVFIVEGATLGAEAAAAGLRIREVYIETSRADEEARGLADRLAAAGATLVEVEAGTLAKVGASVTPQPLLAVVERPAVAAPGDSPEVASFVLVAVSVADPGNAGTLLRCAEAAGAGGVIFAGDAADPYGPKAVRASAGSIFRLPAALSEDPVTTLEDLRERGLRTVGAAAGRGLPYDRADLTPPLALVVGNESHGLPASLAGHMDAWVHVPLGGVAESLNVGAAAAVLCFEVQRRRRDAPTVGGTPAER
- the pheS gene encoding phenylalanine--tRNA ligase subunit alpha, whose amino-acid sequence is MTTDLAAEARALTAEAVAALEAASSVAELTAARPDLFGRGSPLTGLRRRLGDLAPEDRPVAGRALSEALAEVESCYDARLEELRAAARGRRIEAERLDLTELPEPAQVGRLHVITQTLQRLEDVFCAMGYTVAEGPEIETEWHNFGALNFPPGHPARDMYDTLYVDHGPPGTTLLRTHTSPVQVRVMENQPPPLYVVAPGRCFRQDTADATHMPVFHQIEGLVVDDGITLGDLAGAIEAFTTAYFGPGFTSRLRPSYFPFTEPSAEFDVQRPDGTWLELGGSGMVHPSVLEVCGVDPERWSGFAFGFGIDRLAMLRYGIGDLRDLWTNDVRFLEQF
- the infC gene encoding translation initiation factor IF-3, with amino-acid sequence MAIAASAGSEPLVNENIQAPQVRLVGPDGAQIGIRPLAEALSIAQAHGLDLVEVADKAEPPVCRIMDYGKYKYDAAQRARESRKKSTQVVVKEMKYRPKIGRGDFETKTRKVRDFLTAGNRVKITVMFRGRETLHPELGQRILDEVSEVTGDLARIEAPPRQDGRNMVMVLAPDKRTRK
- the rplT gene encoding 50S ribosomal protein L20, yielding MARARRSVQARKRRKTTLARAKGYYGNKSRTWRGANEQLLHSGQYAFRDRRARKGEMRRLWIQRINAGCRRHGSTYSTFMAGLRTAGVEVDRKALADMAVRDPDSFAALVRLADEARTSDLPSGS
- the rpmI gene encoding 50S ribosomal protein L35, whose amino-acid sequence is MPKMKTRRGAAKRFKVTGSGKIVRRHAYKNHILEKKAPKRKRQLRRDGAVSGADRPSVRRQLGI